A region from the Mesorhizobium sp. J8 genome encodes:
- the soxG gene encoding sarcosine oxidase subunit gamma family protein has product MPERQSPLEPDYHPGSHGNFEHGVDVILSETRPGSILQLAGWPGEETRLIEVIRKVTGLALPDGAGGGVSSGGRAAFGFAPGKFTVVDEAEGLAQAFAGAITPAIGTLTDLSHGRTAIRIAGPKAEWVMAKFFAIDFALPAFPLGAGRSTNHHDIFAQIQRSGADQFDIYVFRSFARSFWKALCHASEEVGYEVQ; this is encoded by the coding sequence TTGCCCGAACGCCAGTCGCCGCTCGAGCCGGATTATCATCCCGGTTCGCACGGCAATTTCGAACATGGCGTCGATGTCATCCTGTCCGAGACGCGGCCGGGTTCGATCCTGCAGCTCGCCGGCTGGCCGGGCGAGGAGACGCGGCTGATCGAGGTCATCCGCAAGGTCACCGGGCTCGCTCTGCCCGACGGCGCCGGCGGCGGCGTGAGCAGTGGCGGCCGCGCCGCTTTCGGCTTCGCGCCGGGGAAATTCACCGTGGTCGACGAGGCAGAGGGGCTTGCGCAAGCCTTCGCCGGCGCCATCACGCCGGCCATCGGCACGCTGACCGATCTCTCGCATGGCCGCACCGCGATCCGCATCGCCGGCCCGAAGGCCGAATGGGTGATGGCGAAGTTCTTCGCCATCGACTTCGCCTTGCCCGCCTTCCCGCTCGGCGCCGGCCGCTCGACCAATCATCACGACATCTTCGCCCAAATCCAGCGCAGCGGCGCCGACCAGTTCGACATCTACGTCTTCCGCTCCTTTGCGCGGTCGTTCTGGAAGGCCTTGTGCCACGCCAGCGAAGAAGTCGGCTACGAGGTGCAGTAG
- a CDS encoding MFS transporter, which produces MLLPATVACGVFMTSLDQNVVVTALPGIGESLDRPPSQLGLLITVYVASLIVTMPLGGWLADRFGLRNVYCFALLVFASASALCGLSENIWMLVGSRALQGCGGALMGTLGQVVILSSFPRDRTLKINMYISLAGQSGPLVGPLVGGALTTYVSWRWIFYINIPIALTAALLAASLFPTTTKPVRTPFDYPGFLLVGSGMGLLVFGMDSLAAKDAAGSLIGIELGLAIVILTVAAFYCLRARNPLLDLNLLRIRTFRISFLTGGGLDTIGLSSVVFLLPLMFQLGFGMSAVQAGSLTFVAAIGSLLMRFFMPRLLNRFGFRRVLVTNTPIVALLVAGFALMQESLPAWIVLAYIFTFGVFRSVQWASTGNLSYSDIAPEQLARFSALYYILWQLAVAISVGLAAALLSLLAGGGKASVNDYRILFVIEGLITLCALSAYLRLTPQDGAHVSGHGAHMNTD; this is translated from the coding sequence ATGCTGTTGCCGGCAACCGTCGCTTGTGGCGTGTTCATGACGAGCCTGGACCAGAACGTCGTGGTCACCGCGCTGCCCGGCATCGGCGAGAGCCTGGACCGCCCGCCAAGCCAGCTTGGCCTTTTGATCACCGTCTATGTCGCGAGCCTCATCGTCACCATGCCGCTCGGCGGCTGGCTGGCCGACCGCTTCGGCCTGCGCAATGTCTATTGCTTCGCCCTGCTCGTCTTCGCCAGCGCCTCGGCCTTGTGCGGCCTTTCGGAAAATATCTGGATGCTGGTCGGCTCGCGCGCCTTGCAGGGGTGCGGCGGCGCGCTGATGGGCACGCTTGGCCAGGTCGTGATCCTGTCGAGTTTCCCGCGCGACCGCACGCTGAAGATCAACATGTATATCTCGCTCGCCGGCCAGTCAGGGCCGCTGGTCGGACCGCTCGTCGGCGGCGCGCTGACCACCTACGTGTCCTGGCGCTGGATCTTCTACATCAACATCCCGATCGCTCTGACCGCGGCGCTTCTGGCTGCCTCGCTGTTCCCGACGACGACCAAGCCGGTGCGCACGCCATTCGATTATCCGGGCTTCCTGCTCGTCGGCAGCGGCATGGGGCTGCTCGTCTTCGGCATGGATTCGCTCGCCGCCAAGGATGCCGCGGGCAGTCTCATCGGCATCGAGCTCGGCCTGGCGATCGTCATCCTGACGGTTGCCGCCTTCTATTGCCTGCGCGCCCGCAATCCGCTGCTCGACCTCAACCTGCTGCGCATCCGCACTTTCCGCATCTCCTTCCTCACCGGCGGTGGTCTCGACACGATCGGCCTGAGTTCCGTGGTTTTCCTTCTGCCGCTGATGTTCCAGCTCGGCTTCGGCATGAGCGCGGTGCAAGCAGGATCGCTGACTTTCGTCGCCGCGATCGGGTCATTGCTGATGCGCTTCTTCATGCCGCGCCTTCTGAACCGTTTCGGCTTCAGGCGCGTGCTGGTCACCAACACGCCGATCGTCGCCCTGCTGGTTGCCGGTTTCGCCCTGATGCAGGAAAGCCTGCCGGCCTGGATCGTTTTGGCCTACATCTTCACCTTCGGCGTCTTCCGCTCCGTGCAATGGGCCTCGACCGGCAATCTTTCCTATTCGGACATCGCGCCGGAGCAGCTCGCCCGCTTCAGCGCGCTCTATTACATCCTGTGGCAGCTTGCGGTGGCGATCAGCGTCGGCCTCGCGGCGGCGCTGCTCTCGCTGCTTGCCGGCGGCGGCAAGGCCAGCGTCAATGACTATCGCATCCTGTTCGTCATCGAAGGCCTGATCACGCTTTGCGCGCTGTCGGCCTATCTCAGGCTGACGCCGCAGGACGGCGCGCATGTCAGCGGACACGGTGCGCATATGAACACCGACTAA